In Gallus gallus isolate bGalGal1 chromosome Z, bGalGal1.mat.broiler.GRCg7b, whole genome shotgun sequence, one DNA window encodes the following:
- the LOC124417519 gene encoding uncharacterized protein LOC124417519 → MQLAAFAPGKCVLDGSRELRRSFLELPRGSISPRRDTAGHGSTALRRCGAGSGSRARQRLWLSSGTGVESGSDREGLRPIPVRMRPVSAEEKQLRATCETVRASLPLGRCRSLVRPRIALRAAGMGMASMQVQEPRFPPYPLIPPLLPGDLLAGFRPANQTAAPGANSPEECFDRALSSRRRERITSPNAGAPAACLVRDVTR, encoded by the exons ATGCAGCTCGCCGCATTCGCTCCGGGAAAGTGCGTCCTCGACGGCAG CCGGGAACTACGCAGGAGCTTTCTGGAGCTTCCTCGAGGGAGCATTTCCCCGCGCAGGGACACAGCGGGACACGGGAGCACAGCGTTGCGCCGGtgcggggcgggcagcgggTCGAGAGCGCGGCAGCGGCTGTGGCTGAGCTCCGGGACCGGGGTGGAGTCGGGGAGTGACCGCGAGGGACTGCGCCCGATCCCGGTGCGTATGCGCCCCGTGTcggcagaggaaaagcagctcaGGGCCACTTGCGAGACCGTCAGAGCCTCTCTGCCCCTCGGAAGGTGCCGCTCGCTGGTCCGGCCCCGCATCGCTCTCCGAGCggcggggatggggatggcaaGCATGCAGGTGCAGGAGCCGCGGTTCCCTCCCTATCCTCTTATCCCGCCCCTCCTCCCAGGGGATTTATTAGCAGGCTTCAGGCCGGCTAACCAAACGGCAGCTCCGGGTGCGAATTCCCCGGAAGAATGCTTTGATCGTGCCCTCTCTTCGCGCCGTCGGGAACGGATTACATCGCCAAACGCGGGAGCTCCCGCCGCTTGTTTGGTCAGAGATGTTACCCGTTAA